One segment of Leucoraja erinacea ecotype New England unplaced genomic scaffold, Leri_hhj_1 Leri_1284S, whole genome shotgun sequence DNA contains the following:
- the LOC129715629 gene encoding uncharacterized protein LOC129715629 — protein MRIVILLHKLRCAKTDPEYGQALGQCMDHSRVSQAAWEAVVANLTKMCPWTLHTILGGSKDYLLRAEADVVEELPTVSCPFQLGVMMHFFRGLYPEMGEEMREKLFKWAKRSLRSSRCQAGKSPSNGGLRPPPSSNDGQSPPRPSNDGQSPQRPDMNEGSDGGSACGLSWVNKDTVALLGIFIMQASNRDFAQVRAEQVCDLIEESDFLARLTEAADDLPDRVKHVMDMLQTQCGDKAQLRNISRSGPLACYMSNMDSMDAANMEKRLTKLRGCKNKDAMKNIAGLVRELAKKKPVDREMLRSMGASASALTSRQIANISDGVILDTIVELGEGREWSRGQSRDLVRKYLRGGGKVKSGSDLVQMGSLVRGLRSGTLRNVSGPELLRAARGGLEDEAQDMSPFQRGTIVGTILAGVNTTDAIESLSGSLLLVVPLSALVAADVGSLTNITRKQWNVAQALYLCTIVFNNGSMTHVEFSELGALTQGVTCKELSNYADQFGTQLGLALGNATWLSRNQLTCAGQKMRDIVMNLPAGTTAEEIRNLAESLPSCLLLYIGEEAIARLYGNDCPGFLSKMSDVKMECLPRSSPVRGQLLERAVGCLGDAMSTLDGAGVRSMGALVCEFTGTNVTQLTDAAFNASIPLLAKCRQFEASARSVLATRLVQTLGPASQWSVDTVRSLGSLLTLR, from the exons ATGAGGATAGTCATCTTGCTCCACAAACTCCGCTGCGCAAAGACG GACCCGGAGTATGGCCAGGCGCTGGGCCAATGCATGGATCACAGCCGCGTCTCGCAGGCGGCATGGGAAGCCGTGGTAGCCAACCTGACCAAGATGTGCCCCTGGACTCTACACACCATCCTGGGCGGCAGCAAGGACTATCTCCTGCGGGCAGAGGCTGACGTGGTGGAGGAGCTGCCCACTGTGTCCTGCCCCTTCCAGCTCGGCGTAAT GATGCATTTCTTCCGGGGTCTGTACCCggagatgggggaggagatgCGGGAGAAACTCTTCAAGTGGGCAAAGCGGAGCCTGAGGTCATCCAGGTGCCAGGCAGGGAAGTCCCCGTCCAATGGCGGGCTGCGCCCACCACCATCCTCCAATGACGGGCAGAGCCCACCACGACCGTCCAATGACGGGCAGAGCCCACAACGCCCCGACATGAATGAGGGATCTGACGGAG GCTCAGCCTGCGGCCTGTCGTGGGTGAACAAGGACACAGTCGCGTTGCTGGGAATATTCATCATGCAAGCATCCAACCGCGATTTCgcccaagtccgtgctgaacag gtgTGCGATCTCATCGAAGAGTCGGATTTCCTCGCGAGACTCACTGAGGCGGCTGATGATCTGCCTGACCGCGTGAAGCACGTGATGGACATGTTGCAGACGCAGTGTGGAGACAAGGCCCAGCTCAGGAACATCTCCAG GTCGGGGCCACTGGCCTGTTACATGAGCAACATggactccatggatgctgccaatATGGAGAAACGCCTAACCAAACTGAGAGGCTGCAAGAACAAGGACGCTATGAAG AACATAGCGGGCCTTGTGAGGGAGTTGGCCAAGAAGAAGCCCGTGGACAGGGAGATGCTTCGCTCGATGGGAGCCTCAGCGTCGGCGTTGACCAGCCGACAGATCGCCAACATCAGCGACGGGGTGATCTTggacaccatcgtggagctgggcgAAGGGAGAGAGTGGAGCCGAGGCCAGTCCCGCGATCTGGTCCGCAAGTATCTACGGGGTGGCGGGAAG GTGAAGAGTGGCTCGGACCTGGTGCAGATGGGCAGTCTGGTACGGGGCCTGAGGAGTGGAACACTCCGCAACGTCAGCGGCCCAGAGTTACTGCGGGCGGCACGGGGCGGCCTGGAGGACGAGGCCCAGGACATGTCCCCCTTCCAGAGGGGAACCATCGTGGGAACG ATCCTGGCGGGCGTGAACACCACAGACGCCATCGAGTCTCTGTCGGGCTCCCTGTTGCTGGTGGTTCCACTGTCGGCGCTCGTGGCTGCGGATGTCGGCAGCTTGACCAACATCACCCGCAAACAATGGAACGTTGCCCag GCTCTGTATCTCTGTACGATCGTCTTCAACAACGGATCCATGACCCACGTTGAGTTCAG TGAACTGGGAGCCCTGACTCAGGGAGTGACCTGCAAGGAGTTGTCCAACTATGCTGATCAGTTTGGTACCCAGCTGGGACTGGCTCTGGGCAACGCAACCTGGCTCTCCAGAAACCAG TTGACCTGTGCAGGACAGAAGATGAGAGATATTGTGATGAACCTGCCCGCTGGTACGACAGCTGAGGAGATACGGAACTTGGCCGAGAGTTTGCCCAGCTGCCTCCTGCTATACATTGG GGAGGAGGCCATCGCCCGTCTCTACGGCAACGACTGTCCCGGCTTCCTGTCCAAGATGTCGGATGTGAAGATGGAATGTCTTCCACGGAGTTCCCCGGTCCGCGGCCAGTTGCTGGAGAGAGCCGTCGGCTGCCTG GGCGATGCGATGTCTACACTGGACGGTGCGGGCGTGCGATCGATGGGGGCGCTGGTGTGTGAGTTCACGGGGACAAACGTCACACAGCTGACCGATGCCGCATTCAACGCCTCTATCCCTCTCCTGGCAAAGTGCCGGCAGTTCGAGGCCAGTGCCCGCTCCGTGCTAGCGACCCGACTGGTCCAGACCCTGGG ACCAGCGTCACAGTGGTCAGTGGACACGGTCCGGTCACTTGGATCCCTGCTCAccctgagatag